One window of Microcoleus vaginatus PCC 9802 genomic DNA carries:
- a CDS encoding 50S ribosomal protein L16: MLSPKRTKFRKQQRGRMSGIATRGNTVSFGDFALQAVEPAWITSRQIEAGRRAMTRYIRRGGKIWIRIFPDKPVTQRAAETRMGSGKGAPEFWVAVVKPGRVMFEIGGVTEEIAREAMRLASFKLPIKTKFISREEDQS; the protein is encoded by the coding sequence ATGTTAAGCCCTAAAAGAACCAAATTTCGCAAACAACAGCGCGGGCGAATGAGCGGTATTGCCACCCGCGGCAACACAGTTAGCTTTGGCGACTTCGCGCTACAAGCTGTCGAACCCGCCTGGATCACTTCCCGCCAAATAGAAGCCGGACGCCGAGCCATGACCCGCTATATCCGCCGGGGCGGCAAAATCTGGATTCGCATTTTTCCCGACAAACCAGTCACCCAGCGTGCTGCAGAAACCCGGATGGGTTCTGGTAAAGGCGCACCAGAGTTTTGGGTTGCCGTCGTCAAACCCGGCCGGGTAATGTTTGAAATTGGTGGCGTAACTGAAGAAATTGCCCGCGAAGCAATGCGTTTGGCATCTTTCAAATTACCAATTAAAACCAAGTTCATCAGTCGCGAAGAAGACCAGTCATAG
- a CDS encoding 50S ribosomal protein L29 — translation MSLTKIKEARELSDAAVAEQILAVKRQLMELRLQQATGRMEKPHLFKHAKHRLAQLMTVERERQIVAEKEAAEKLAASKQLAQPAPTAAVSQESEAAEPTIAQ, via the coding sequence ATGTCTTTGACCAAGATTAAAGAAGCTAGAGAATTAAGCGATGCTGCAGTAGCAGAGCAAATTTTAGCCGTCAAGCGCCAACTAATGGAATTGCGGCTCCAGCAAGCTACCGGCCGCATGGAAAAGCCTCACCTGTTCAAGCACGCCAAACACCGGCTAGCTCAATTGATGACAGTTGAACGCGAGCGCCAAATCGTTGCTGAGAAAGAAGCTGCAGAAAAATTAGCGGCATCTAAACAGCTAGCACAGCCTGCTCCAACCGCAGCAGTCAGCCAAGAGTCAGAAGCAGCCGAGCCGACGATCGCACAGTAG
- a CDS encoding 30S ribosomal protein S17 gives MAIKERVGVVVSDKMDKTVVVAIENRSSHTKYGKIVVRTKRYKAHDEENQCKSGDRVRITETRPLSKTKRWTVAEIFGTKNG, from the coding sequence ATGGCAATTAAAGAACGAGTTGGCGTAGTAGTCAGCGACAAGATGGATAAAACCGTCGTGGTAGCAATCGAAAACCGCTCCTCCCACACCAAATACGGCAAAATCGTAGTCCGCACCAAGCGGTACAAGGCTCACGACGAAGAAAATCAGTGCAAATCGGGCGATCGCGTCCGCATCACTGAAACTCGCCCACTGAGCAAAACCAAACGTTGGACGGTTGCTGAGATTTTCGGGACGAAAAACGGCTAA
- a CDS encoding 50S ribosomal protein L14 produces MIQPQTYLNVADNSGARKLMCIRVLGGGNRRYGGVGDVIIAVVKDAIPNMAVKKSDVVRAVIVRTRKGLRRDSGMSIRFDDNAAVIINVDGNPKGTRVFGPVARELRDKNFTKIVSLAPEVL; encoded by the coding sequence ATGATTCAACCCCAGACATACCTCAATGTCGCCGACAATAGCGGAGCCCGCAAACTGATGTGCATCCGCGTATTGGGAGGCGGCAACCGTCGCTACGGCGGAGTCGGCGATGTCATCATTGCCGTCGTCAAAGACGCCATCCCCAATATGGCCGTCAAAAAATCAGATGTCGTCCGGGCCGTCATTGTCAGAACCCGCAAAGGCCTGCGCCGCGACAGTGGCATGAGCATTCGTTTTGACGATAACGCCGCCGTTATTATCAACGTAGACGGCAACCCCAAAGGCACTCGCGTCTTCGGCCCCGTCGCCCGCGAATTGCGCGACAAAAACTTTACTAAAATCGTTTCCTTAGCCCCGGAGGTACTTTAA
- a CDS encoding 50S ribosomal protein L24, with amino-acid sequence MYGKKGKPTSESQRYRMHVKAGDTVQIITGKEKGKVGEILKTYPKVSKVIVKGVNIRTKHVKPQQEGESGKILTFEAPIHSSNVMHYSEKEKIASRVCYTFSEDGRKLRQLKKTGEIIDQ; translated from the coding sequence ATGTACGGAAAAAAGGGTAAACCAACTAGCGAATCGCAGCGCTACCGAATGCACGTCAAAGCAGGCGACACCGTGCAAATAATTACTGGCAAAGAGAAAGGAAAAGTCGGAGAAATCTTAAAGACATATCCTAAAGTCAGCAAAGTAATTGTTAAAGGTGTAAACATCAGAACCAAGCACGTCAAGCCCCAGCAAGAGGGAGAGTCCGGGAAAATACTCACGTTTGAGGCTCCCATTCACAGCTCAAATGTCATGCACTATTCCGAAAAAGAGAAAATAGCTAGCCGCGTTTGCTATACATTTAGCGAAGACGGTCGGAAACTGCGACAGCTCAAAAAAACTGGAGAAATCATCGATCAATAG
- a CDS encoding 50S ribosomal protein L5: MPDKLKVLYQGKIVPTLMDQFKYTNIHQVPKLVKVTVNRGLGEASQNAKALDSSINEIGIITGQKPVVTRAKKAIAGFKIRKGVPVGVMVTLRGDRMYDFLDRLINLALPRIRDFRGISPKSFDGRGNYSLGLREQLIFPEIEYDRIDQIRGMDISIITTANTDEEGRALLKEMGMPFRDN, from the coding sequence ATGCCGGACAAACTCAAGGTTCTTTATCAAGGAAAAATCGTTCCCACACTGATGGATCAGTTTAAATATACTAATATCCATCAGGTTCCCAAACTCGTCAAAGTCACAGTGAACCGCGGTTTGGGAGAAGCATCTCAAAACGCTAAGGCACTGGATTCGTCGATCAACGAAATTGGCATCATCACCGGGCAAAAACCGGTGGTGACGCGGGCGAAAAAAGCGATCGCAGGCTTCAAAATCCGCAAAGGAGTACCCGTCGGCGTTATGGTGACGCTGCGCGGCGATCGGATGTACGATTTTCTCGATCGGCTGATCAACCTCGCACTCCCCCGCATCCGCGACTTCCGCGGCATCAGCCCCAAAAGCTTCGACGGGCGCGGCAACTACAGCTTGGGTCTGAGAGAACAGCTAATTTTTCCAGAAATAGAATATGACCGCATCGATCAAATTCGAGGCATGGACATTTCAATTATCACCACAGCAAACACCGACGAAGAAGGACGCGCCTTGCTTAAAGAAATGGGAATGCCGTTCCGGGACAACTAA
- a CDS encoding 30S ribosomal protein S8, with protein MAANDTIADMLTRIRNSCMARHQTTQIPATKMTRSIAQVLKSEGFIGEFEEAEAEGINRHLVLSLKYKGKTRKPIITALKRVSKPGLRVYSNRKELPRVLGGIGIAIISTSSGIMTDREARRQGLGGEVLCYVW; from the coding sequence ATGGCAGCTAACGATACCATAGCAGATATGTTGACGCGCATTCGCAATTCTTGCATGGCGCGTCACCAAACAACGCAAATTCCAGCTACAAAAATGACCCGCAGCATCGCCCAAGTCCTCAAAAGTGAAGGCTTTATCGGCGAATTTGAAGAAGCAGAAGCAGAAGGGATCAACCGACATTTAGTGCTTTCTCTAAAGTACAAAGGTAAAACTCGCAAGCCCATTATCACGGCACTTAAGCGAGTCAGCAAACCAGGACTGCGCGTTTACTCGAACCGTAAAGAATTGCCCAGAGTGTTAGGCGGAATTGGCATAGCCATTATTTCCACCTCCAGCGGCATTATGACCGATAGAGAAGCTCGACGCCAAGGTTTGGGCGGTGAAGTGCTTTGTTATGTTTGGTAG
- a CDS encoding 50S ribosomal protein L6: protein MSRIGKRPISIPNKVTITLDGQKVAVKGPKGELSRVIPAEIVMGLEGETLLVTRRDESRVARQLHGLCRTLVANMVEGVSQGFQRRLEIIGTGYRAQVQGRNLILNVGYSKPVEMPPPEGITMAVEGNTNVIVSGIDKELVGNTAARIRAVRPPEVYKGKGIRYSGEVVRRKAGKTGKTGKK from the coding sequence ATGTCGCGAATTGGCAAGCGTCCGATTAGCATTCCCAATAAAGTCACCATCACCCTAGACGGTCAAAAAGTAGCCGTCAAAGGCCCTAAAGGTGAACTTTCCCGAGTTATCCCAGCCGAAATCGTCATGGGGCTCGAAGGCGAGACTTTACTCGTTACCCGCCGAGACGAATCTCGCGTCGCCAGACAACTGCACGGCTTGTGCCGCACCCTAGTCGCCAATATGGTCGAAGGTGTATCCCAAGGTTTTCAGCGGCGCCTCGAAATTATCGGCACAGGTTATCGGGCACAGGTTCAAGGACGGAACCTGATTTTAAACGTCGGTTACAGCAAACCCGTTGAAATGCCCCCTCCAGAAGGCATCACAATGGCAGTTGAAGGCAACACCAACGTCATTGTCTCCGGCATTGACAAAGAACTCGTAGGCAATACAGCAGCCCGCATCCGCGCGGTGCGTCCGCCCGAAGTCTATAAGGGCAAAGGCATTCGCTACAGCGGCGAAGTGGTCCGGCGCAAAGCTGGTAAAACAGGCAAAACAGGTAAGAAGTAA
- a CDS encoding 50S ribosomal protein L18, giving the protein MKLTRKESVQRRHRRVRRKVFGTSERPRLAVFRSEQHIYAQVIDDTAQHTLAAASTLDPELKSTLSSGGNCSASVQVGQLIAKRCSSAGIVKVVFDRGGNLYHGRVKALAEAAREAGLDF; this is encoded by the coding sequence ATGAAGCTTACTCGCAAAGAATCAGTCCAGCGCAGACACCGCCGTGTTCGGCGCAAGGTGTTCGGCACCTCCGAACGTCCCAGACTAGCGGTATTTCGATCAGAGCAGCACATCTACGCTCAAGTAATCGACGACACCGCCCAGCACACTTTGGCCGCCGCGTCAACCCTCGATCCCGAATTGAAGTCAACTCTCAGTTCTGGCGGCAACTGCTCCGCGAGCGTGCAAGTCGGTCAGTTGATTGCCAAACGCTGTTCCAGCGCTGGCATAGTCAAAGTCGTATTCGATCGGGGGGGCAACCTCTATCACGGTCGTGTTAAAGCCCTCGCAGAAGCAGCTCGCGAAGCGGGGTTAGACTTCTAG